Proteins found in one Quercus robur chromosome 2, dhQueRobu3.1, whole genome shotgun sequence genomic segment:
- the LOC126702889 gene encoding uncharacterized protein LOC126702889, with protein sequence MSCLAWNCHGLENLRTGRELVEFIRVKDLSVVFLAETLTDKARLETVQRNIEFDHRWVVPREGRGGGLVLFWKSSVNLRIEGSHKYYIDASIDKNSSNEWRLTGFYGELETARRCEAWNKLRSLNSSPKIQWLCFGDFNEITKQDEKLGGATRSHFQMQLFREVINECGFMDLGYVRSKFTWARHFESGNSIWERLDKGLATNGWFLKFPGSRVHHLHCDSSNHSPLLVVLAPLDIPTRKKIFRFEEMWLSNPTCKETVQVAWNSMVGSDLDSTILSKVEKCGKDLLWWNRNVFGSVRQESIKKKELLCKAEFKAQINGVNHRVRELKFEVSVLMDREARMWA encoded by the coding sequence ATGAGTTGCCTAGCATGGAATTGTCATGGGCTTGAGAACCTGCGAACAGGAAGAGAGCTTGTAGAATTCATACGGGTAAAAGATCTCTCTGTCGTTTTTTTAGCTGAAACTTTGACAGACAAAGCAAGGCTAGAGACTGTACAACGAAACATTGAATTTGATCATAGATGGGTGGTGCCAAGAGAAGGTAGAGGAGGTGGATTGGTGCTCTTTTGGAAATCTTCAGTCAACTTGAGGATTGAAGGTTCACACAAATATTATATTGATGCTTCAATAGATAAGAATTCGAGCAATGAGTGGCGTTTGACAGGTTTTTATGGGGAACTAGAGACAGCTAGAAGGTGTGAGGCGTGGAACAAATTGAGGTCTCTCAATTCAAGTCCGAAAATTCAGTGGCTTTGTTTTGGGGACTTTAACGAGATCACTAAGCAAGATGAGAAGTTGGGGGGTGCAACTAGGTCTCATTTTCAGATGCAACTATTTCGAGAGGTTATTAATGAATGTGGTTTTATGGATCTTGGATACGTTAGGTCGAAATTCACATGGGCTAGACACTTTGAAAGTGGCAATTCAATATGGGAAAGGCTTGATAAAGGTCTTGCTACTAATGGGTGGTTTCTGAAATTCCCAGGGTCACGTGTTCATCATTTACATTGTGATTCTTCGAATCATAGCCCTCTCTTAGTAGTCCTGGCACCGTTAGACATCCCAACACGCAAAAAAATATTCCGCTTTGAGGAGATGTGGTTGTCAAATCCAACTTGTAAAGAAACAGTACAAGTAGCATGGAACTCAATGGTAGGTTCGGACTTGGATTCTACAATATTATCTAAGGTGGAAAAATGTGGTAAAGACTTACTTTGGTGGAATCGAAATGTGTTTGGCAGTGTGAGACAAGAGTcgataaaaaagaaagaattgttgTGTAAGGCCGAATTTAAAGCACAAATCAATGGTGTTAACCATCGGGTTAGAGAGTTAAAATTTGAAGTTAGTGTGCTGATGGATAGGGAGGCTCGTATGTGGGCTTAA